The Bacteroidota bacterium DNA window ATGGGTGACGAGAAGCTGCAGGCCCACGAAGACGCCGCCCAGCGCTACTTCGATCGCGTGTTTGGCTAGCGGGGCATCATCGCCACTAGCTGCGCGTCGAGGCGCTGGAGGTAGGTGCGGCCGTACGAGCTGTCTTCCAAACCGGCCACCAGCACGTCAGGCAGGTCCTTCTCGAACTCCGGCGAGCAGGAGGCAGCCCCAAGCGCAATGGTGGCGACGGTGTCTACGTCGCCCAGGAGCGCGATGCAGCGCTTGAGCAGGCCACTGAGCGTGGTCGACTGCGTGATCGCGGTCACCGCCGCGTGCGCGCTCATCATCCCCTCTGCGCCGACCTTGCCACGCCAGGGCGTCGTCCACGGCCCATCGACGTGTGTAGCGATGAAGGCGGGCAGGCCGGCCTTCGGTCCGAGGTCGTAGAGGAAGTAGTGCGCCATCAGGCTCGTCGCTACGCTGGCCGCGATACCGCCGGGCGTGTCGTGCGTGATCGCGGCCTGGAGGCGGCTGCGCTCGATGACCGTGGGAACGTCCGGGTAGACGCCGATGGGAACGGCACGCATCGCGGCACCGCTCTTGTCGCTTTCCGGTCGAATCCGGTCCAGGAACTCCGTCCCGTCGTGCACCTCTTCGAGAAAGGCGCGGAAGCCCCGGGCATAGCCCTCACGCGGGTCGCGCTTGTAGACCTCCACAAAGCGCCGGGCCAGATTCTCAGGCGTCCACGGCTCGCCCGAGACGATGGCCTCGGCGATGGCGAGCGTCATCTGCGTGTCGTCGGTGTAGCAGCCTGGTGCCGTGCCGTGGCGCGGGTGCTGGATGTAGCCGCTGAGGTCGTTGTGCTCGCGGGTGATCCGCTTCGAGACGTACTCAAAGCCCGCGCCGTAGGCATCTCCGATAGCGAGTTCAACGAGCATCGCTCAGGCGGCCTGCCGCTCCTGGTCGGCGTACTGGAGGTCGTAGAGCGTGCGGTAGAGGCCGTCCTGGGCGAGGAGAGCTTGATGATCGCCGCGCTCGCGGACGACGCCCTTGTGCAAGACGAGGATCTCGTCGGCGTCCTGGATAGTGGAGAGGCGGTGCGCCACCACGAGACTCGTGCGGCCGTCCATGAGCACGCCGAGCGCCTGCTGCACCATCTCCTCGGTTTCGGTGTCCACGCTACTCGTGGCCTCGTCGAGGACGAGGATCGCGGGGTCATAGACGAGCGCGCGGATGAACGAGAGCAACTGCCGCTGCCCGTGCGAGAGCGTCTGACCGCGCTCGCGGACATCGTGCGCGTAGCCATCCGGCAGGCGCTCGATGAACGTGTCAGCCCCTACGAGCGCAGCGGCACGGCGCGCGTCGTCCAGACTCTTCGAAGGGTCGCCAAGCGTGATGTTCTCTTCGATGGAGCCCGAGAAGAGGAACACGTCCTGCAAGACCAGCCCGATGCGGTGGCGGAGGTCGGCGAGGCGGAGCGTCTGGATCGGGATGCCATCGACCAAGATGTCCCCGCGCTGTGGTTCATAAAAGCGCAGGAGCAAGTTGATAATGGTCGACTTGCCGGAGCCCGTCGCGCCGACGAGCGCCACAACCTCGCCGGGCTCGGCGGTGAACGACACGTCGCGGAGCACCCAGTTAGGCTCATCGGAGTCGGGGAGGTTCGTGTAGGCAAACCACACGCCCCGGAACTCGATGCGCCCAGCGCCCTCGCCCAGCGACGCGGGCTGCTCCGGCTCACGGATGGCGGTGTCCGTGTCGAGGAGGTCGAACACGCGCTCCGAGGCGGCCATCGCGCTCTGGAGCATGTTGTACTGGTCCGAGAGGTTGCGGATGGGCTCGAAGAACTGCCGCACGTACTGGATGAACGCGATCAGCACGCCGACGGTGACGGCCTCGCGCATGGCCTCGGTGCCGCCGTACCAGATCACGAGCCCGAGCGCCGTCGAGGCGATGAGGTCTACGACGGGCCAGAAGACCGCGAAGTAGAGGACCGTCTTGACGTGGGCGTTGCGGTGGTCGTCGTTGATGGCGGTGAAGCGCCGCTGCTCCTCAGTCTCGCGGCCGAAGATCTGGACGACCTTCATGCCGGTGACGTGCTCTTGGAGGAAGCTGTTGAGCCGCCCGACCTGCTTGCGCGTCTCGCGGTAGGCCACGCGCACCTTCGCGCGGAAGGTCATCGTCGCCCAGAGCATGATGGGCATCATCGTGAGCGCGATGAGGGCCAACTCCCAGTTGAGCGCGAACATGAAGCTCGCGATGAAGACGAGCCGGAAGAGGTCGCCGAGCATCGTCACGACGCCAGCGGAGAGGAGCGTGGCGAGTGCCTCGATGTCGTTGGTCGTCCGCGTGATGAGCCGCCCGAGCGGCGTCGTGTCGAAGAAGCCGAGGCGCTGCTGCTGGACGTGCCGGAAGACGGTCGTGCGGAGGTCGTAGAGCGCGTGCTGGCCGATCCACTGGGTG harbors:
- a CDS encoding ABC transporter ATP-binding protein: MAQSNGSDADAQQSNDLAKQTPAKNDDGNALDGRLFKRILTFLLPYKGWVALALLGTFAVAFLGPLMPKLVQVAIDDHIVVGDIDGLRTIVLILAAVLVGEGLLRFGMGYLTQWIGQHALYDLRTTVFRHVQQQRLGFFDTTPLGRLITRTTNDIEALATLLSAGVVTMLGDLFRLVFIASFMFALNWELALIALTMMPIMLWATMTFRAKVRVAYRETRKQVGRLNSFLQEHVTGMKVVQIFGRETEEQRRFTAINDDHRNAHVKTVLYFAVFWPVVDLIASTALGLVIWYGGTEAMREAVTVGVLIAFIQYVRQFFEPIRNLSDQYNMLQSAMAASERVFDLLDTDTAIREPEQPASLGEGAGRIEFRGVWFAYTNLPDSDEPNWVLRDVSFTAEPGEVVALVGATGSGKSTIINLLLRFYEPQRGDILVDGIPIQTLRLADLRHRIGLVLQDVFLFSGSIEENITLGDPSKSLDDARRAAALVGADTFIERLPDGYAHDVRERGQTLSHGQRQLLSFIRALVYDPAILVLDEATSSVDTETEEMVQQALGVLMDGRTSLVVAHRLSTIQDADEILVLHKGVVRERGDHQALLAQDGLYRTLYDLQYADQERQAA
- a CDS encoding ADP-ribosylglycohydrolase family protein produces the protein MLVELAIGDAYGAGFEYVSKRITREHNDLSGYIQHPRHGTAPGCYTDDTQMTLAIAEAIVSGEPWTPENLARRFVEVYKRDPREGYARGFRAFLEEVHDGTEFLDRIRPESDKSGAAMRAVPIGVYPDVPTVIERSRLQAAITHDTPGGIAASVATSLMAHYFLYDLGPKAGLPAFIATHVDGPWTTPWRGKVGAEGMMSAHAAVTAITQSTTLSGLLKRCIALLGDVDTVATIALGAASCSPEFEKDLPDVLVAGLEDSSYGRTYLQRLDAQLVAMMPR